One part of the Suncus etruscus isolate mSunEtr1 chromosome 2, mSunEtr1.pri.cur, whole genome shotgun sequence genome encodes these proteins:
- the LOC126001794 gene encoding LOW QUALITY PROTEIN: cytosolic 5'-nucleotidase 3A-like (The sequence of the model RefSeq protein was modified relative to this genomic sequence to represent the inferred CDS: inserted 1 base in 1 codon; deleted 1 base in 1 codon) → MKGHEPSLALGAERARAARRRTGRKTKIIDMMPGIPEKFSSIKNPTRVEEILCGLIKGGAAKLQXVIDNCKLVSDECRKKLLQLKEKYYAIEIDPHLSIEQKSPYMVEWYTKSHGLLVEQAIPKDKLREIVAESDIMLKEGYETFFDKLHEHSIPLFIFSAGIGDVLEEVIRQAGVYHSNVKVVSNFMDFDETGVLKGFKGELIHVFNKHDGALKNTEYFTQLKDNSNIILLGDSQGDLRMADGVANVEHVLKIGYLNDRVDELLDKYMDSYDIVLVKDESLEVANSILQKIL, encoded by the exons CGTGCTCGGGCCGCGAGGCGCCGGACGGGCCGCAAGACC AAGATCATCGACATGATGCCGGGAATTCCAGAGAAGTTCAGTTCCATCAAGAACCCTACAAGAGTGGAAGAAATTCTCTGTGGTCTTATTAAAGGAGGGGCTGCCAAATTGC ATGTAATTGACAACTGTAAACTGGTTTCAGATGAATGTCGAAAAAAGTTATTGCaactaaaggaaaaatattatgcAATTGAAATTGATCCTCATCTCTCCATAGAACAGAAGAGCCCTTATATGGTTGAATGGTATACTAAATCACATGGTTTGCTTGTTGAACAAGCTATTCCGAAAGATAAACTCAGAGAAATTGTGGCAGAATCTGACATTATGCTCAAGGAAGGGTACGAGACTTTCTTTGATAAGCTCCATGAACACAGCATCCCTCTGTTCATCTTTTCGGCTGGAATCGGTGATGTATTAGAGGAAGTGATCCGGCAAGCTGGTGTTTATCATTCAAATGTCAAAGTCGTCTCCAACTTTATGGATTTCGATGAGACTGGAGTGCTCAAGGGATTTAAAGGAGAATTAATTCATGTATTTAACAAACATGATGGGGCCTTGAAGAACACAGAATATTTCACTCAGCTAAAAGACAATAGCAACATAATTCTACTTGGAGATTCCCAAGGAGATTTGAGGATGGCAGATGGAGTAGCCAATGTTGAACACGTTCTAAAAATCGGCTATCTGAACGACAGAGTGGATGAGCTCCTTGACAAGTACATGGACTCTTACGACATTGTTTTGGTAAAGGATGAATCTCTGGAAGTTGCCAACTCTATCTTACAGAAGATTCTGTAA
- the CCT5 gene encoding T-complex protein 1 subunit epsilon, translated as MTSVGTLAFDEYGRPFLIIKDQDRKSRLMGLEALKSHIMAAKAVANIMRTSLGPNGLDKMMVDKDGDVTVTNDGATVLSMMDVDHQIAKLMVELSKSQDDEIGDGTTGVVVLAGALLEEAEQLLDRGIHPIRIADGYEQAARIAIEHLDLISDSVVVDVKNTEPLIQTAKTTLGSKVVNSCHRLMAEIAVNAVLTVADMQRRDVDFELIKVEGKVGGRLEDTKLIKGVIVDKDFSHPQMPKKVENAKIAILTCPFEPPKPKTKHKLDVTSVEDYKALQEYEKEKFKEMIQQIKDTGANLAICQWGFDDEANHLLLQNELPAIRWVGGPEIELIAIATGGRIVPRFSELTPEKLGFAGLVKEISFGTTKDRMLVIEQCKNSRAVTIFIRGGNKMIIEEAKRSLHDALCVIRNLIRDNRVVYGGGAAEISCALAVGQAADKCPTLEQYAMRAFADALEVIPMALSENSGMNPIQTMTEVRARQVKEMNPALGIDCLHKGTNDMKQQHVIETLIGKKQQISLATQMVRMILKIDDIRKHGESED; from the exons ATGACGTCCGTGGGGACCCTCGCCTTCGACGAGTATGGCCGCCCCTTCCTCATCATCAAGGACCAGGACCGCAAGTCCCGTCTTATGGGACTCGAAGCCCTTAAG tcCCATATAATGGCAGCCAAGGCTGTGGCAAATATCATGAGAACTTCACTTGGACCAAATG GGCTGGATAAGATGATGGTTGACAAGGATGGTGATGTGACAGTCACCAACGATGGGGCCACAGTCCTGAGCATGATGGATGTTGACCACCAGATCGCCAAGCTCATGGTAGAGCTATCCAAGTCCCAGGATGACGAGATCGGCGACGGCACCACAGGAGTGGTTG TGCTGGCAGGGGCGCTGCTGGAGGAGGCTGAGCAGCTGCTGGACCGTGGCATCCACCCCATCCGCATCGCTGATGGCTACGAGCAAGCTGCCCGCATCGCCATCGAGCACCTTGACCTCATCAGCGACAGTGTTGTAGTGGATGTGAAGAACACGGAGCCCCTCATTCAGACGGCCAAGACCACCCTTGGCTCCAAAGT AGTGAACAGCTGTCACCGCCTGATGGCCGAGATTGCTGTGAACGCCGTTCTCACTGTGGCTGACATGCAGCGACGGGACGTGGACTTCGAGCTCATCAAAGTCGAAGGCAAAGTTGGGGGGAGGCTAGAGGACACGAAACTGATCAAGGGCGTGATCGTGGACAAGGACTTCAGTCACCCCCAGATGCCCAAG AAAGTGGAGAATGCCAAGATCGCCATTCTCACATGCCCTTTTGAGCCCCCGAAACCCAAGACCAAGCATAAGCTGGACGTCACCTCGGTGGAGGATTATAAGGCCCTGCAGGAGTACGAGAAGGAGAAGTTCAAGGAGATGATCCAACAG ATCAAAGACACAGGCGCCAACCTCGCCATCTGCCAGTGGGGCTTCGATGATGAGGCGAATCACTTGCTCCTGCAGAACGAGCTGCCTGCCATCCGCTGGGTGGGGGGCCCAGAGATTGAG CTGATCGCCATTGCCACGGGGGGCCGGATAGTGCCTCGCTTCTCTGAGCTTACACCCGAGAAGCTGGGTTTCGCAGGGCTGGTGAAGGAAATCTCCTTCGGGACCACCAAGGACAGGATGCTGGTCATCGAGCAGTGCAAGAACTCTAGGGCCGTCACCATTTTCATCCGCGGTGGCAACAAGATG ATCATCGAGGAGGCCAAGCGGTCCCTTCATGATGCACTGTGTGTCATCCGCAACCTCATCCGAGACAACCGTGTTGTGTACGGCGGAGGTGCTGCTGAGATCTCCTGTGCCCTGGCCGTGGGCCAGGCAGCTGACAAG TGCCCAACGCTGGAGCAGTATGCCATGCGTGCCTTCGCAGATGCACTAGAGGTCATCCCCATGGCCCTGTCAGAGAACAGCGGCATGAACCCCATCCAGACCATGACAGAGGTGCGCGCCCGACAGGTGAAGGAGATGAATCCTGCGCTCGGCATCGACTGTCTGCACAAGGGCACCAATG ACATGAAGCAGCAGCATGTCATAGAAACACTGATCGGCAAAAAGCAGCAGATCTCTCTGGCCACACAGATGGTCCGAATGATTCTGAAGATCGACGACATCAGGAAGCATGGTGAATCCGAGGACTAG